The following proteins are encoded in a genomic region of Aptenodytes patagonicus chromosome 13, bAptPat1.pri.cur, whole genome shotgun sequence:
- the UNKL gene encoding putative E3 ubiquitin-protein ligase UNKL isoform X10, which translates to MKRRKAKHRSFPAENQQKINEQDNKQNHLSVFSAVNPLASSITSSLASSVGSDSSSPTTVSAISAKALPFYSGSNTVESVIGSALDLHFNDVNVASIDRELEDQEGSDLGLASQRLLGSSAPVNIPGSLVRSSSLHSSSSLSTSPLSSLSQSLSQSFLSSTTAPHHQQLQPLKTEHSMLGTSASSHNSLGLNGVTGSIWDFVTGSFSPSPSPVLSSGTTPSISSNTSGNELNRVRQELDDAKRKLKQWEESWQQVKQACDAWQKEAQEAKERANIADADKQLALQKKEEVEHKLKKLKVQLAACLSTTLPYMKNYGDIEKISLPKLRSLQNRLHLDLETIDEVIFQLQSKKCIVCQEGDGSIILNPCQHYVLCDHCAAAQEECPCCKKKKNLW; encoded by the exons gcAAAGCATCGAAGCTTCCCAGCTGagaatcagcagaaaataaatgaacaagaCAACAAGCAG aaccaTCTCAGTGTTTTTTCAGCAGTTAACCCACTTGCTTCAAGTATAACTTCCAGTCTGGCCTCCAGTGTTGGATCAGATAGTTCATCTCCTACAACTGTCTCTGCTATCAGTGCCAAAGCTCTCCCATTCTATTCTGGCAGTAACACAGTTGAATCGGTAATAG GTTCTGCTTTAGATTTGCATTTTAATGATGTGAACGTCGCATCCATAGATAGAGAATTAGAAGATCAAGAAGGCAGTGACCTTGGATTAGCAA GTCAAAGATTACTGGGAAGTTCAGCACCTGTCAATATTCCAGGTTCTCTTGTTCGTTCCTCATCTTTACATTCTTCATCATCCCTTTCAACCTCTCCACTCAGTTCTCTTTCACAATCGCTGTCTCAGTCTTTTCTTTCATCCACTACGGCTCCTCACCACCAGCAGCTTCAGCCTTTGAAGACAGAACATAGTATGTTAGGCacctcagcctcttctcacaACTCTTTAG GTTTAAATGGTGTTACGGGGAGCATCTGGGACTTTGTAACAGGGAGTTTCTCTCCTAGTCCATCCCCAGTACTAAGCAGTGGCACTACCCCCTCAATAAGTTCAAACACCAGTGGGAATGAACTAAATCGAGTTAGACAGGAACTTGATGATGCCAAGAGAAAACTAAAACAATGGGAAGAATCTTGGCAACAAGTAAAACAG GCATGTGATGCATGGCAGAAAGAGGCTCAAGAAGCAAAAGAACGTGCTAACATCGCAGATGCAGACAAACAACTCGCTCttcagaagaaggaggaagtggaacataaattaaaaaagctgAAGGTGCAATTAGCTGCTTGTCTATCTACTACATTACCTTATATGAAAAACTATGGAGATATAGAAAAGATATCCTTGCCAAAACTTCGTTCCTTACAAAATCGGCTGCACTTAGATTTAGAAACAATAGATGAG GTGATTTTTCAGCTTCAGTCAAAGAAGTGTATCGTATGTCAGGAAGGTGATGGTAGTATTATCCTGAATCCATGTCAACATTATGTACTTTGTGATCACTGTGCAGCTGCACAAGAAGAATGTCcctgctgcaagaaaaaaaaaaatctgtggtag